gtccaaaaagaGCTTaaacaaatttgtgatgtcatcaagtgtaaagtctggagctgctccacagacaatgaaatgAGAAAGATGTTCTATGACattgagagcacccaggggaatgttctgtgTATATCTTCCTGAGACCCTGTATCTTCATAagatgacatcacattttgggtttactgacctgttgtcctcattcgttgACACGTTTTTGTGCCATTTAGTGGTAGTTAGAGCACAATAcattaatccatgtaaaaacgagatggcagccatctctgccaagtcagtctgcagcagatcctgacacaaaagtggacaagatttaaaacctgatcacattatatggttgaaacttgtttatttattattaataatgtttgtagtttaatATGGCAACAagtttgaccaattttagcaacattAACAAGCCAAGACgctaattaggaagtactcatttgaggacattaggacttAATTGTTGTTgataatgttgagtttttttttaattttgtttagtttttttgggtactactgatcccaaacaggtaggagaaattaaaaatgcataccaaacaaaagttcagccctcaaattcaattcaattccttttattgtcattataaaTGAATACAATGATATTCAACGTGGAACTCATtttagaataataaataaattataaaggAGGGGATAaatatcattcattcatactttaaacacacacagcacacagtctCCTATTCTCACATCAGTCTcctattcattgtctatggagcctCTCTAgattttatacttgatgacatcactcgTTGGAGACTTCTCAAGTTTCTGGCTTTAaaagagagagtagctcatgttcacaaatattgccTGAACTTTCTTAGACCATAGAAACAACACACTATAATTCTTAATTCAGGTGGTGTTCCGCTTTAAATGAAGCACACAAAGGTCACTGCATTTGCTGCTACGCTGCGTTCGCCATTCACGTATCCTTTGCGCAGTGCGGATTGCACATACGCCAATGGCGTAGATAGCCACATTGAAAACGAGCAACGGGACATAAAACAGAGTACGTCTGTGTTCTGAATCCCTCCTTCCCGTAAAAACCATTCCGGTCCGGTCATTCAATCAAACGTGCCAACCCTGCTCGGACTCCACAACAAACCGATCCACGTTGAGTGTTTTCaccattttcagtttcatttctGCAGCGTGGCGGAGAAGGTAAGCGCAACCGGGGCTCAAATCAAGAGCAGGGGGGGTCTAAGTGTGTCAGCACGTCTTAATAACCATATAAGGATCTGAACAAGGGCTCTTTGCGACTGTACCTTTGGATGATCGCCGTTAACCGTGCAGATGAAAGCTAGGATGGCGTGCATTGTTCAGGCACAGACTGATGGTGACACATGCATGCTACAAATCCTCCATAATCCCcatctgtctttgttgttttggagCAAGCGTGGGTGTGAGGTTACAGTGCAACTGCAGGCTCAGTGAAGGCGAAGTCTAGTGCATTGCATAATGTGGACACTGGAGATATATTGACCCATTTAAACTGCAAGATGACACAATGTATTTTGCACAATTCTGCATGAAACAAGCCTTAAACTGTTcagctgtttcattttaaatgcatgCCTTGACTTTTGCAGTACTTAATTGTATATTTTTTCCCTTGTTATGTTTATTGGCAATACACCAGATTATGATTCTGAGTAAGGTCTCCAACAGTATCAATTATCTGCACTGATTTGGTATCAAACATCCCAAAGTTGCGTCCCACTGTCACCTGTTTTCCCCAAATTACAACCTTTTCCTTTCGCTGGTAGAGGCCTGTAGAGAGATTTGTTTGAGGACCCGCTGTGAGCCAATTGGGGTGGGCTGCAGGGATTTACCAGAGCATTTTGTGCACCGGGCATCAGAGGGTTGCAGGAGAGGAAAGCCACCAGAAACATCAGTGCGGCTGCAGAAAAAGCATCAAGGTGGCTGTAGATCGAGATGGTGTAGCGTGCTGCTTGGACACAAGCCAGGGACTGATCACCCCCAGCTGGGTCGCCCAGGTGAGGGTGTCTGATGTTCAATGACCCGAGACGCCCTATGACCCTGGGttcatcactgatgatgtgtccaagCCCCACCATCTAGGTGTTTTAGATAACTTCtaaatgtttctttaaatgtgtgtttacagggTCCCTGTGCACACTGTGTGGATGTGCGTAGAAGCAGCGGTGCAGCAATCCTGCTGTTGAGAGCATAAAGCCTAAATATGGTGAGGCTGGAGCTGGATCAGGTGGtgatgaggaggatgaaggaGGACGACATAGAGATAGTCAAAGCCCTCATCAAGGTTTGTACAGTGTGAGTTTTAGATTAGCTGCTTTAATCATGGTGGGAATTTAGtgattgattttgttgttgtttttttgcctgtGTCTCTCCAGGAGGGCTGCGAGGGCACAGAAAACCGTCTCATCCTCCACATCCTCACTCGTCCGCTCTGCCTCTTCATCTTGGCTGTCTTCTCCTCGATCCTGCGCTGCCTTGTTCATTCCTTCATCCTGGCCCTCGCTATTCCTGTCTTCCTGCTAATTATCTTTCTCAAGATCACCATGCCGCGGTCCACAGGGGTCCTGGGCAGCAGCCGTCCCTCTTGGGACTATGTGGGTAGCAGttacagagggacagaggaggagacgcTGCAGAATCCCTACTGTAGGATCAGTGGCAAGACACCAGGGTCTAAAAAGGTTAGTCTGCTGGTTTGAAAGTCGTTTTGGGTAGTTGTCATTTAATTCAAAGTCAAATAATCTTATGTCTTTTACACAGCCAAGGCGCAGAATCACACCCAAAGACAAAGAATTGTCAACAGAGAACGTCACtccagagagggagcaggaagCAGGCCAGGTCTGGGTGGCAGAGTGCGACGGTGAGATAATCGGCTGCGTCTTCAGGGAAAGCGAGAAGCGAGCGGGCATCAGGAGGATCTGCAGGGTGGTGACGGGCTGCTGGTACCGCAGGGAGGGTCTCGGCCGGCTGCTCGTCCAGAGCctggagcagagggagagggaggctgGCGCACACAGAGTGTATGCACACGTCCCCTACCCCTCCAAAGTTGGGGAGGCTTTTTTCAGGAAGCTGGGCTATCGGCAATTAGGGGAGGAGactgatgaagaagaagatgataaagagaggaagatggagactCCAGAGAGAGGCTTTCTTGGACACCCTCTCACTAAAGTGTTTTACAAGGACTTGTGATTGAGAGATGGTGGACTCTTGGAGAGGAAGAAGTGGCTAAGGTGAAGAAGCCATAACGTATAACTGTGGAAAGTGTCattgctgcagtgtgtttggatgtttgataatttattgaatatttgtgttatttatgccaatatttatttactgtatgtgttgccgttctgtttgttttaaagctggggtaggctgATTAATTTTGGCATCATTGGACAAAAATCttataataaactttgagcatgttgtcattcaagtggactgagagagcAATAGACTTctgctttagaaaatctagcatCTGAGCGGGGACTCTAGACagtcacaggtcatttcagagagagggtgttcctattggctgttctacaaatgcagatgggCGTGCATGTCCCTTTGGTGAAACCCTGATTCAATGGCGGAGAATCCTGctgagaaagttgctattccagcattagCAACTACAGTTTCTGCAAAGCAACCAAAAAAAGTGAGACAAACTTATCAGAAAGAGTCAGACAATACACGTAATAAGACATTTCAATCAGGGGAGATAGAAGAataaagtaaagataatatttaacacAGAATATGAGCATGCAGATTAACAGATTATTTGTGCtcattaagatttaacagaagtctttggcgcttggacaccagagggagatattttgcgATCAAGGGACATGtgagcggcagcaggataaatcctccctcatggagtccagacactagtggcggtggtggctgctgactctgaggctgctgactgctgaggcatatgaggctgatgaatctgtagtaaagactaggtggtgatggggaggtggagggcgtgCATGACGGCAAcaagaaagaactacggcagagaaagaaccatatttaaaatgaggagcaatGAGaaaggctgacagagaaggtgtgtcgctgtgctattggttgactgtgaatcagctgatgattcaattgacctacccagacaaCGACACCGAGAGACAGTGAGCAAGCATGCGTGCAAGGAGtgaaagaaacttacagcctcCGCATGAAAAGTCTTCTTGACTGAACTTTAACTAGAGCTTCATATGTCAGTATCTGCAGAGCATTTAGAAGACTGTGAGAATATGGTGCttatagtttagccttctgctaactagAGCCAAAGGCTCACGGCAGCGGCTTCCTGTTcacgtttatgtagctaacgttagagcCTTGAATCACAACATGTCCGCCACCTCACTACCCCCGCTATAGACCACCTTGCTGGTGGGAAAACGGCCAACAACTCCAGAGAAGGACCTCCAGTCTGTGGCAATGGTATCTTTAATTCAGCCATTGAAAAACTCTAGCTCCATGACTCCCAGCCAGAtcaacaaactttctgttgctgccgttacggAGGTCAGACCTGGCGCTGCAGCTGGGCACCAGCCAGCTTTGACACCAAGCTAAATGTGGCTGAATTCGAGCCACTTAAGCCACGGACTGAAGATCtgtctcctgagctgctgcccactctcctcccaaagaagcagtccacagcagcaTTGAGTGTTGCTGTGAGACTgtggggtggctagctagctaattcttgtcttatTTGTGGTCTAACAAatagtgagaaagagagagggggaaggaggggctgagtgaatgaGTTGCAGCAACTGTATTTGAAATAAGTTTATTCTTTTTtgccagatttctgcctaccccagcttaaAGTATAGTGTTTACCTTTTCATCCTATAAGGTACCATATCTCTATACTCTTAAAACAAATGGTTATTTCTTATTTATCAATTCAAAGTTGACGCCATGAAGCCACAGTCATGCTGTTTTCATCATcatttataattaaataaaatatttatgtaaaacgTGTTTCctaactgtgtgtctgtgtggtccTTTTTTCTCACAAACTGACACACAGTCAATTTGTggctgtgtgagagagacaagTTGCAcgcatttgtttgtgtgtgaaacctTACAGATGTGTAGGAGGATGTACAGTTACTGTATAGGAAGTGTGCGTGGTTGATGTGAATGTGCAGAATTTATGCGCTTTTATCTTTCTGCACTCCTTTGTCACTCAGTCAGTATGTGGGTCAATGAGTCCGCAGAAAAGAGCGCTCGCTCCCTTTTCTTCagctttgttctttttttttttggttttctttgttATATTAATAGTAATGGTAGTATGTGTAGGTTAATTAAATATGTTAGGGCTTCACTTTGGATTGTGGTAACACCAATACATTTGGATAGTAGTTTTTTTGCAAACTCATTTGCATTGCAGATTTAAACAGCACATTAAATACAGTATATGTCTTTAGTGTATTCTGACTCAAGAGTGTGTGGTTTGCAGGTGACTGGCAGTTTATGTGACTAAGTGGAGAGGTGCACACAGCCCCAGTCTGAGGCTAACCTTTATATGGTTAGCAGCTCTCACGCTCGCATTGCGCATCTACCTCCTGCTAACCTCAGGCCATGTCAGTATAGCATCAATGTGCCACAGATAAACACCACAGGATGTTTGTACAAAGTTAATGTGTGGGGGGAAGGAGGCATATCTCACCTGATGTGTAGACAAATATAGGCCTTTACTGCAAACTCGATCATGCGAGCTGTAGTGGAAAATCACTGTCCTTTAATTAACTTTGATGAAAAAGCTGAGACACCCAGTAACATAACAGTGTTGTTACATGCatgagtaagtgtgtgtgtggtcgggTCATTTTAACTGTGTCAAAGCTGTATTTTTACTTGCGCCACTTCTTGGTCATCGTCAGGTTTGTTTCTTCATGACTGTCAAAGAGCAGACACCTGTTAGCTGGGCCTCTACCCGCCCGATCTGTAGCTATTATTGTTGTCAGGAAACAGATGTGAGTTCACACACTGGAAAGAAAGTCTGTTTGTGACTGTGGTCATGTGCGTCTGCACGGTatggctgtgtgtgagtgtgtgtgcgcgtgtgcagGGTGTGGGCGGGTGGGTTTTGGAAAGTATGACTTGGCATTTCCTACACCCGGTTTCTGCCCCTGACTATGGGTTAAATGCACAGCCGTGTCTGGCCATACTGTACtactccaccacacacacacacacacacatcagagggGTGGTAGTGCGCGAGAGCGTTCATGTGTGACTGTGAGATGACCTTGGTCAACTGTGGTCAAACCCAGAGAGCTGGGTGGGAAGTGGTTACATACAGTTTGGCATTTGATCAGCCTCTTGAAGTCGAGAAAAGACATATGCACACAAGATCAAATGTGCAGAGGCATTAGGCTTAGTGCACTGTCAGAGTAATGCAATATGATGTGAGGTCGCTCcgagcatgcagacacacatacacatgaatcACTTTAAATTTTGGGGCACCACACAATCATAGGATAAATTAGATAAATTTGTTCCAGATGATGTATAACATATAGACTGTGTTAATGACATGCTCATACAGAtggctaacacacacacatgcgcacatacacacacagatgagctCCAAAAACAGCCACCCTGGGAAACGGTGAATTCCCCAAACCACAGAGTGCATGAGAGGGTGAGGGGAGTCATGGGAAAGCAGGATGCCTGCATGCAGTGCCACTGAGAGAGCAGACTGCGCCAGAGCTAAAACAGACAGAGCAAAGAAAAGACGAGAGCAAAATAATACACATCCTGATTTGGCGAGGACGGATGACAGCATCTGATGCTTCAAAGGCTCATGAGTGAGATTTATCCACACGCTGTGGTCGGTCAGCTGGCCGGCCGCTTTAGCAAACACGTAGGGTGAGGGAGGTCGATTACAGTTCTGCTCCCAGCCTGACACAGTTTGGGAAAACCCAGATCAGAGGACGGAGTAGGTGTCTGGGAACGCCTAAGGCTCCGCCAAATCTTGGGGCCCTCAGGAGGTGGGGAGAGTAAGCTAGGTGGAAAGGCTGAATAGCAGGAGGGGTCTGTGGCGAACCCGCTGTGGATCAAGGTGAGAAGGTATCTGGAAGTTTTTACTTAATGATCTGGGAAAACTAAAGCGGAGCGGCCAGACTGGATGAGTCTCAAGTGTTTGGAAAGTTCCAGCCAGTTGGCTCACTTTACTGACGTCTGAGAAAAACTCCAAAGGTTACGAATCACGTCAAACACTCCTCCTTTCATGTGTGGTCACCAAGATTATTTTGTAGAATCTCTGTTGTGTAATCTGCCTCCCCAATAAGAGTCCTTTATGGGCTTGTAAAGAGGCAATTAAGAGAATGTTTTCGCTTCAATCAGTGTGTGaactaatgtttaaatgtttaaaacacatgaaaatcaTGATGCCCTGAAAAAGAATTTGGCACATGAGTAATTTAGTTAAAGCTTTAATTGTTTTGCAGTAAGACAATACAATCCATCCTTCTCTTCTGTATCACGCCCCTGAACTTACTTTGAAAAATCTTTCTGACCAACCAGAAGCTGCTTCTCTGATGTATGCAGGATGTTTATGTTTAGAGGTATATGTTCTCAGTTCCCCTCCCTTTAatccccccaacacacacacacacacacacacatacacacacgaatacacacacactttcgcTCTTTCTCATTTACCTCCATTTAATGCCCATGCCTGCCGAGTGTTAAAGCGCGTCTttcaaaatgattacaaaacTAGACAGGTGAGCAAAATGAATACATTCTATTTTTATGATGCATTTGTCTTTCTGTTTGACACTTGATTATACAGATTACACATGCATGCAAGTAAATTAAATatgttgttggggttttttaaataaatgatgatgctTTGATACCAAAATAAAATTCTTCTGTGTTACTCTGTTCCAATTACGATGGCAGTACACAATTTTTGAGCATTGTGAATTGAGGTTTCAGTATTAATGACTGACCTGGTTTCGCTAAAAGTTTTGAAACTGAGAGtgacacaaaaaataaagtagTGAATGTTAGTCATCTTCTGACTGTCCATCACTTGCATTTGCTTAACCACAGGCTTTACATGAGTGTTTTTGTGCtaacattcattcatacatGAATTCATGTGTGAGTCATCCGActaataaaagttttaaatagtaatttATTGAGTTTCTTAAGAGAATTAGTGTCAGGCTTTCCTGGCAGAAAGTTAATGAATACTACTGAAATTATCTGTCACCAAAGATTTACAGACCGGCAACACTTTTGAGAATGCTATCATCACTGGTGGCATGTTGAGTGAATAATCCAGAGCACCACGTTTTTGTAAATGGATCTagtcctttaaaaaaatctttaaaggttcagtgtgtaataTTCAGGGGGAAATATTGGCAGGAGTGGAATGTTTTTTCTAATGTGTAatcaaatgaaaataagaattctGTTTTTCGTTACCTTAACATGAGCCgattatatctacatagggagcaggtccttgtccacggAGATTtaacagtagcccagagtggacaaactAATAACGCTCTAGGGCCATCCATGATTTTGCGTCAGACATCACAGTTAGCAACCCCTTAGCGaaaagccaacacattctcactctaaccttgtcacata
This DNA window, taken from Epinephelus moara isolate mb chromosome 6, YSFRI_EMoa_1.0, whole genome shotgun sequence, encodes the following:
- the nat14 gene encoding probable N-acetyltransferase 14, which produces MVRLELDQVVMRRMKEDDIEIVKALIKEGCEGTENRLILHILTRPLCLFILAVFSSILRCLVHSFILALAIPVFLLIIFLKITMPRSTGVLGSSRPSWDYVGSSYRGTEEETLQNPYCRISGKTPGSKKPRRRITPKDKELSTENVTPEREQEAGQVWVAECDGEIIGCVFRESEKRAGIRRICRVVTGCWYRREGLGRLLVQSLEQREREAGAHRVYAHVPYPSKVGEAFFRKLGYRQLGEETDEEEDDKERKMETPERGFLGHPLTKVFYKDL